One part of the Malus sylvestris chromosome 2, drMalSylv7.2, whole genome shotgun sequence genome encodes these proteins:
- the LOC126613657 gene encoding putative glucose-6-phosphate 1-epimerase, with protein MAMAMVSMLVSLPTLTPPNSRRVNRFWQTTPKTSSSVMAVASGAGSKESVTAGVKFAEGEEKLPKVVLTSAGGSEADVYLYGGVITSWKVPNGRDLLFVRPDAVFNKKKPISGGVPHCFPQFGPGPMQQHGFARNLDWSVIDSENVQGDPTITLELKDGEYSRSMWDFSFQALYKVTLQTKNLSTELVIKNTDSKPFSFSTALHTYFRAAVQGASVKGLKGCKTLNKDPDPKNPLEGKEERDGITFPGFVDCVYLDAPNELHLDNGLGDVISIKNTNWTDAVLWNPYLTMEACYKDFVCVENAKIGNVQLEPGNTWIATQHLSIN; from the exons ATGGCGATGGCGATGGTTTCTATGCTCGTTTCGCTCCCCACCCTCACTCCTCCCAACTCCCGCCGAGTCAACCG GTTTTGGCAAACAACGCCAAAAACGTCGTCATCCGTGATGGCTGTTGCAAGCGGCGCCGGAAGCAAAGAGAGCGTTACTGCAGGGGTGAAATTTGCAGAGGGAGAAGAGAAATTACCCAAGGTCGTTTTGACCAGCGCCGGCGGCAG TGAGGCGGATGTATATTTATATGGCGGTGTTATTACTTCTTGGAAAGTCCCAAATGGGAGGGACCTGCTTTTTGTTCGACCTGATGCGGTGTTCAACAAGAAGAAACCAATCAG TGGAGGCGTTCCACATTGTTTTCCACAGTTTGGACCAGGCCCTATGCAGCAG CACGGATTTGCAAGAAATCTGGACTGGTCCGTCATTGATTCTGAAAATGTGCAAGGAGATCCTACCATAACTTTAGAACTAAAGGATGGTGAATACAGTCGCTCAATGTGGGATTTCAGCTTTCAAGCTTTGTACAAG GTCACTTTGCAAACAAAGAACCTTTCCACTGAACTTGTAATTAAAAATACAGACAGCAAGCCATTTTCATTCAGCACCGCATTGCATACATACTTCCGG GCTGCTGTACAAGGGGCATCAGTTAAAGGTTTGAAAGGCTGCAAAACACTAAATAAAGATCCTGATCCCAAGAATCCACTGGAGGGCAAGGAAGAAAG GGATGGGATCACTTTTCCTGGATTCGTGGATTGTGTATACCTGGATGCCCCTAATGAGTTACATCTTGATAATGGCTTAGGTGATGTAATATCTATCAAGAACACAAA TTGGACAGATGCTGTTTTGTGGAACCCATATCTGACAATGGAAGCATGCTACAAAGATTTTGTTTGTGTTGAAAATGCAAAG ATTGGAAATGTACAGCTAGAGCCTGGTAATACGTGGATTGCTACGCAACATCTTAGCATTAATTGA
- the LOC126613662 gene encoding uncharacterized protein LOC126613662 encodes MLVSGDGTLLSCGSNVYGQLGREKQDLGLFTVDISFHPMSMASGLGHSLAICQVTWGWNQSSQLGRGGSENIPLVVEGLEGEIPVSVSGGRVHSIALTSKGEVWDWGCGKNGRLGLGSSYDEAEPILLDSVEGCQVLQAVSGFDHNLVLVAE; translated from the coding sequence ATGCTTGTTTCAGGTGATGGAACACTACTAAGTTGTGGGAGCAACGTCTATGGTCAGTTGGGCAGAGAAAAACAGGATTTGGGATTGTTCACTGTTGACATAAGCTTCCATCCCATGTCCATGGCATCAGGGCTTGGCCATTCTTTGGCAATTTGCCAGGTTACATGGGGTTGGAATCAAAGTTCTCAGCTTGGAAGAGGCGGATCGGAGAATATTCCATTGGTGGTTGAAGGACTGGAAGGGGAAATTCCTGTCTCAGTGTCAGGAGGGCGTGTCCATTCCATTGCTCTCACATCCAAGGGAGAAGTGTGGGATTGGGGTTGTGGTAAGAATGGAAGGCTTGGGTTAGGAAGCTCCTATGATGAAGCTGAACCGATTTTGCTCGACTCTGTAGAGGGTTGTCAAGTTTTACAAGCTGTGTCTGGATTTGATCATAATCTTGTCCTGGTTGCCGAATGA
- the LOC126613653 gene encoding laccase-11-like isoform X1 produces MASICLRNRFLCTFVFIFFGFLGLITSPAEAAIKKYQFDVQVKNVSRLCHAKPIVTVNGRFPGPTIYVREGDRLQINVTNHAQYNMSIHWHGLKQYRNGWADGPAYVTQCPIQTGSSYTYDFNVTGQRGTLWWHAHILWLRATVYGAIVIMPKQGTPFPFAQPYRETKIILGEWWNVDVETFVNKANSLGLPPNSSDAHTINGKPGPLFPCSEKHTFAMEVEQGKTYLLRIINAALNDELFFAIAGHNLTVVEVDALYTKPFTTQAILIAPGQTTNVLVKANQASGRYFMAARPFMDAPVPVDNKTATAIFQYRGVPNTVLPSLPQLPNPNDTSFALSYNKKLRSLNSPNFPANVPLKVDRKLFYTIGFGKESCPSCINGTRFVASLNNISFEMPQVGLLQAHYFNLKGVFKTDFPDRPSTVFNYTGAPLTANLGTSTGTRLSKIAFNSTVELVLQDTNLLTVESHPFHLHGYNFFVVGNGIGNFDPAKEPAKYNLVDPVERNTVGVPTGGWTAIRFRADNPGVWFIHCHLELHTGWGLKTAFVVEDGPGSDQSVLPPPKDLPPC; encoded by the exons ATGGCTAGCATCTGCCTCCGGAACAG GTTTCTGTGCACGTTCGTGTTTATTTTCTTCGGGTTTCTTGGCTTAATCACTTCTCCTGCTGAAGCTGCCATCAAGAAATACCAGTTTGAT GTCCAAGTGAAGAACGTGAGCAGATTGTGCCATGCAAAACCGATTGTTACTGTAAATGGAAGGTTTCCGGGACCTACGATCTATGTCCGAGAAGGTGACAGACTTCAAATCAATGTTACAAACCATGCTCAATACAACATGTCCATTCACTG GCATGGATTGAAGCAGTATCGAAACGGTTGGGCAGACGGACCGGCTTATGTGACGCAATGTCCGATCCAGACCGGAAGTAGCTACACTTACGACTTCAATGTGACAGGGCAAAGAGGAACTCTGTGGTGGCATGCACACATTCTTTGGCTAAGGGCTACAGTCTATGGAGCAATTGTCATCATGCCTAAACAAGGAACTCCATTCCCGTTCGCACAGCCATACAGGGAAACTAAGATTATTCTCGGCGAATGGTGGAATGTCGATGTCGAAACCTTTGTCAACAAAGCAAACAGCTTGGGGTTGCCACCAAACTCGTCAGATGCTCACACTATCAACGGGAAGCCAGGGCCATTGTTTCCTTGCTCTGAGAAAC ATACTTTTGCAATGGAGGTTGAGCAAGGGAAGACCTATCTCCTCAGAATCATCAATGCCGCTCTCAACGACGAACTTTTCTTCGCCATTGCTGGACACAATCTGACAGTGGTGGAGGTTGATGCACTTTACACCAAACCCTTCACTACTCAAGCCATACTAATCGCACCAGGCCAGACCACAAACGTTTTGGTCAAAGCCAATCAAGCTTCAGGCAGATACTTCATGGCCGCCAGACCTTTCATGGATGCTCCGGTTCCCGTCGACAACAAGACAGCCACAGCCATCTTCCAATACAGAGGAGTTCCGAACACCGTCCTGCCAAGCCTTCCGCAACTGCCTAACCCTAATGACACGTCCTTCGCTTTAAGCTACAATAAGAAGCTCAGAAGCCTAAACAGTCCAAACTTTCCGGCCAATGTGCCTCTCAAAGTCGACCGGAAACTCTTCTACACCATTGGTTTCGGGAAAGAATCGTGCCCTAGTTGCATAAACGGAACAAGATTTGTTGCTTCCTTGAACAACATCTCTTTCGAGATGCCTCAGGTCGGGCTTCTGCAAGCACATTACTTCAATCTCAAAGGGGTGTTCAAAACCGACTTCCCAGATAGGCCTTCAACTGTATTCAACTACACTGGTGCACCACTCACAGCCAATCTTGGGACATCAACTGGAACTAGGCTGAGCAAGATTGCTTTCAATTCGACAGTTGAGCTGGTTTTACAAGACACGAATCTCCTAACTGTGGAGTCGCATCCGTTCCATCTCCACGGATACAACTTCTTTGTTGTTGGAAATGGGATTGGGAATTTTGATCCTGCCAAGGAACCTGCTAAGTACAACTTGGTTGATCCTGTTGAGAGAAATACAGTTGGAGTTCCCACAGGTGGTTGGACCGCCATTCGATTTAGAGCTGATAATCCAG GCGTTTGGTTCATACACTGTCACTTGGAGCTTCACACTGGCTGGGGACTGAAAACAGCTTTCGTCGTAGAAGATGGACCAGGATCGGATCAATCTGTTCTGCCTCCGCCTAAGGATCTTCCGCCTTGCTGA
- the LOC126613653 gene encoding laccase-11-like isoform X2 yields the protein MFIFFEFLGLITSLAEAAIKKYQFDVQVKNVSRLCHAKPIVTVNGRFPGPTIYVREGDRLQINVTNHAQYNMSIHWHGLKQYRNGWADGPAYVTQCPIQTGSSYTYDFNVTGQRGTLWWHAHILWLRATVYGAIVIMPKQGTPFPFAQPYRETKIILGEWWNVDVETFVNKANSLGLPPNSSDAHTINGKPGPLFPCSEKHTFAMEVEQGKTYLLRIINAALNDELFFAIAGHNLTVVEVDALYTKPFTTQAILIAPGQTTNVLVKANQASGRYFMAARPFMDAPVPVDNKTATAIFQYRGVPNTVLPSLPQLPNPNDTSFALSYNKKLRSLNSPNFPANVPLKVDRKLFYTIGFGKESCPSCINGTRFVASLNNISFEMPQVGLLQAHYFNLKGVFKTDFPDRPSTVFNYTGAPLTANLGTSTGTRLSKIAFNSTVELVLQDTNLLTVESHPFHLHGYNFFVVGNGIGNFDPAKEPAKYNLVDPVERNTVGVPTGGWTAIRFRADNPGVWFIHCHLELHTGWGLKTAFVVEDGPGSDQSVLPPPKDLPPC from the exons ATGTTTATTTTCTTCGAGTTTCTTGGCTTAATCACTTCTCTTGCTGAAGCTGCCATCAAGAAATACCAGTTTGAT GTCCAAGTGAAGAACGTGAGCAGATTGTGCCATGCAAAACCGATTGTTACTGTAAATGGAAGGTTTCCGGGACCTACGATCTATGTCCGAGAAGGTGACAGACTTCAAATCAATGTTACAAACCATGCTCAATACAACATGTCCATTCACTG GCATGGATTGAAGCAGTATCGAAACGGTTGGGCAGACGGACCGGCTTATGTGACGCAATGTCCGATCCAGACCGGAAGTAGCTACACTTACGACTTCAATGTGACAGGGCAAAGAGGAACTCTGTGGTGGCATGCACACATTCTTTGGCTAAGGGCTACAGTCTATGGAGCAATTGTCATCATGCCTAAACAAGGAACTCCATTCCCGTTCGCACAGCCATACAGGGAAACTAAGATTATTCTCGGCGAATGGTGGAATGTCGATGTCGAAACCTTTGTCAACAAAGCAAACAGCTTGGGGTTGCCACCAAACTCGTCAGATGCTCACACTATCAACGGGAAGCCAGGGCCATTGTTTCCTTGCTCTGAGAAAC ATACTTTTGCAATGGAGGTTGAGCAAGGGAAGACCTATCTCCTCAGAATCATCAATGCCGCTCTCAACGACGAACTTTTCTTCGCCATTGCTGGACACAATCTGACAGTGGTGGAGGTTGATGCACTTTACACCAAACCCTTCACTACTCAAGCCATACTAATCGCACCAGGCCAGACCACAAACGTTTTGGTCAAAGCCAATCAAGCTTCAGGCAGATACTTCATGGCCGCCAGACCTTTCATGGATGCTCCGGTTCCCGTCGACAACAAGACAGCCACAGCCATCTTCCAATACAGAGGAGTTCCGAACACCGTCCTGCCAAGCCTTCCGCAACTGCCTAACCCTAATGACACGTCCTTCGCTTTAAGCTACAATAAGAAGCTCAGAAGCCTAAACAGTCCAAACTTTCCGGCCAATGTGCCTCTCAAAGTCGACCGGAAACTCTTCTACACCATTGGTTTCGGGAAAGAATCGTGCCCTAGTTGCATAAACGGAACAAGATTTGTTGCTTCCTTGAACAACATCTCTTTCGAGATGCCTCAGGTCGGGCTTCTGCAAGCACATTACTTCAATCTCAAAGGGGTGTTCAAAACCGACTTCCCAGATAGGCCTTCAACTGTATTCAACTACACTGGTGCACCACTCACAGCCAATCTTGGGACATCAACTGGAACTAGGCTGAGCAAGATTGCTTTCAATTCGACAGTTGAGCTGGTTTTACAAGACACGAATCTCCTAACTGTGGAGTCGCATCCGTTCCATCTCCACGGATACAACTTCTTTGTTGTTGGAAATGGGATTGGGAATTTTGATCCTGCCAAGGAACCTGCTAAGTACAACTTGGTTGATCCTGTTGAGAGAAATACAGTTGGAGTTCCCACAGGTGGTTGGACCGCCATTCGATTTAGAGCTGATAATCCAG GCGTTTGGTTCATACACTGTCACTTGGAGCTTCACACTGGCTGGGGACTGAAAACAGCTTTCGTCGTAGAAGATGGACCAGGATCGGATCAATCTGTTCTGCCTCCGCCTAAGGATCTTCCGCCTTGCTGA